A single genomic interval of Trachemys scripta elegans isolate TJP31775 chromosome 3, CAS_Tse_1.0, whole genome shotgun sequence harbors:
- the DHRS1 gene encoding dehydrogenase/reductase SDR family member 1 produces MSGGGRLAGRVCLVTGASRGIGKGIALQLSEAGATVYITGRQREQLVRAAAEVSARGGRCVPVVCDSSREEEVAALFERLQQADGGRLDVLVTNAFSGVDAIAAQLGLPFWESPASFWDQINNAGLRGHYLCAHYAARLMVPAGRGLIVVISSPGGLRYMFNVPYGVGKAACDRLAADCALELHPYGVACVSLWPGLVRTEAVLEGAEGSGPWVVQLQKMIGNSESPEVSGKCVVGLASDPAIMCHSGKVLLTPDLARRYRFRDVDGRPVYNYVSVRNILVMLMPRLTCLFRLIPECVSIPKWALTLYSSKFSVYPPLQTAPKPGKNI; encoded by the coding sequence ATGTCCGGCGGCGGGCGGCTCGCGGGCCGGGTGTGCCTGGTGACCGGCGCCTCGCGGGGCATAGGGAAGGGCATCGCGCTGCAGCTGTCGGAGGCCGGCGCCACCGTGTACATCACGGGCCGGCAGCGGGAACAGCTGGTCCGGGCGGCGGCGGAGGTGTCGGCCCGGGGCGGGCGCTGCGTGCCCGTGGTGTGCGACTCGTCgcgggaggaggaggtggcggcGCTGTTCGAGCGGCTGCAGCAGGCGGACGGCGGGCGGCTGGACGTGCTGGTGACCAACGCCTTCTCCGGGGTGGATGCCATCGCCGCCCAGCTGGGGCTGCCCTTCTGGGAGAGCCCGGCCTCCTTCTGGGACCAGATCAACAATGCGGGCCTGCGGGGCCACTACCTCTGCGCCCACTACGCTGCCCGCCTCATGGTGCCAGCCGGGCGCGGCCTCATCGTCGTCATCTCCTCGCCCGGCGGCCTGCGCTACATGTTCAACGTGCCCTATGGCGTGGGCAAGGCTGCCTGCGACCGCCTGGCCGCCGACTGTGCCCTCGAGCTGCACCCCTACGGCGTGGCCTGCGTGTCGCTGTGGCCCGGCCTCGTCCGCACTGAGGCAGTGCTGGAGGGGGCCGAGGGCTCAGGCCCGTGGGTCGTGCAGCTGCAGAAGATGATTGGCAATTCGGAGagtccagaagtgagtggcaagTGCGTGGTGGGCCTGGCGTCCGATCCCGCCATCATGTGCCACAGCGGCAAGGTGCTGCTCACCCCAGACCTCGCCCGCCGCTACCGCTTCCGTGACGTGGATGGGAGACCTGTCTACAACTACGTATCAGTGCGCAATATTCTCGTGATGCTGATGCCACGGCTGACCTGCCTCTTCCGCCTCATCCCAGAGTGCGTCAGCATACCCAAATGGGCTCTCACACTTTACTCTAGCAAATTCAGTGTCTACCCGCCCCTGcaaacagcccccaaacctggaaaaaatatttga